A genomic window from Erythrobacter sp. BLCC-B19 includes:
- a CDS encoding malate synthase G has product MTDMTTRAGIAIDGRLASFLEGEVLAPLGRDVDDFWQGFAALLADFAPRNRALLEKREALQAQIDAWHLERAGKPHDAAAYKAFLTEIGYLVPEPGAFQIGTQNVDPEIATMAGPQLVVPILNARFLLNAANARWGSLYDAFYGTDALDAAPARPGGYDEARGQAVIARGRAFLDATFPLASGSWADLVAREAIALADPSQQAGTTDKGVLLKNNGLHVDVVFDSATPVGATDKAGIADIIVEAALTTIADCEDSVAAVDAEDKLLAYTNWLGIIRGDLSESFEKGGKTLTRTLAGDKSYTATDGTAQTLKGRSLMFVRNVGHLMTNPAIRLADGSEIPEGIMDAVFTSAISTLDVEGHGKFGNSRTGSIYIVKPKMHGPEECAFTNDLFDAVEDLLGLPRHTIKVGVMDEERRTSANLAACIQAVKDRIVFINTGFLDRTGDEIHTSMRAGPMLRKGAMKSSAWLKSYEARNVAIGLAHGLSGKAQIGKGMWAAPDLMGQMMVEKVGHLKAGANTAWVPSPTAATLHALHYHQIDVFEVQKHLPEPAGLDDLLAIPLAEGANWSAEEVREELDNNCQGLLGYVVRWIDQGVGCSKVPDINDVGLMEDRATLRISSQHIANWLLHGVITEAQVMDSLTRMAAKVDAQNAGDPLYVPLTGNEDGAAFSAAKDLIFKGVEQPSGYTEPLLHAWRLRKKAL; this is encoded by the coding sequence ATGACTGACATGACGACCCGCGCCGGTATTGCGATTGATGGCCGGCTGGCGAGCTTCCTTGAAGGCGAGGTTCTGGCGCCGCTTGGGCGGGATGTGGACGATTTCTGGCAGGGTTTCGCCGCGCTGCTGGCCGACTTTGCGCCGAGGAACCGTGCGCTGCTGGAAAAGCGCGAGGCGCTGCAGGCACAGATCGACGCGTGGCACTTGGAACGCGCGGGCAAGCCGCACGATGCCGCCGCCTACAAGGCCTTCCTGACCGAAATCGGCTACCTCGTCCCCGAACCCGGTGCGTTCCAGATCGGCACCCAGAACGTCGACCCCGAGATCGCCACCATGGCCGGCCCGCAGCTGGTGGTGCCGATCCTCAACGCCCGCTTCCTGCTCAATGCCGCCAACGCGCGCTGGGGGAGCCTCTACGATGCCTTCTACGGCACCGACGCGCTCGATGCGGCCCCCGCTAGGCCCGGCGGCTATGACGAGGCGCGAGGGCAAGCGGTGATCGCGCGCGGGCGGGCGTTCCTCGACGCGACCTTCCCGCTGGCGAGCGGGAGCTGGGCCGACCTTGTGGCCCGCGAGGCAATCGCGCTTGCCGATCCGTCGCAGCAGGCGGGCACCACCGACAAGGGCGTGCTGCTGAAAAACAACGGCTTGCACGTCGATGTTGTGTTCGATTCCGCCACCCCCGTCGGCGCCACCGACAAGGCCGGGATCGCCGACATCATCGTCGAGGCCGCGCTCACCACCATTGCCGATTGCGAGGACTCCGTGGCGGCCGTCGATGCCGAGGACAAGCTGCTGGCCTACACCAACTGGCTCGGCATCATCCGCGGAGACCTGTCGGAGAGCTTCGAGAAGGGCGGCAAGACCCTCACCCGCACGCTCGCGGGCGACAAGAGCTACACCGCGACCGACGGCACCGCGCAGACACTCAAGGGCCGCAGCCTGATGTTCGTGCGCAATGTCGGCCACCTGATGACCAACCCCGCGATCCGCCTCGCCGATGGCAGCGAGATTCCCGAGGGGATCATGGACGCGGTATTCACATCGGCCATTTCCACGCTCGATGTTGAAGGCCACGGCAAGTTCGGAAACTCGCGCACCGGCTCGATCTACATCGTCAAGCCCAAGATGCACGGGCCGGAGGAATGCGCCTTCACCAACGACCTGTTTGACGCGGTGGAAGACCTGCTCGGCCTGCCGCGCCACACGATCAAGGTCGGGGTGATGGATGAGGAGCGCCGCACCTCGGCGAACCTTGCTGCCTGCATCCAAGCGGTGAAGGACCGCATCGTCTTCATCAACACCGGCTTCCTCGACCGCACGGGCGACGAAATCCACACTTCGATGCGCGCTGGGCCGATGCTGCGGAAAGGTGCCATGAAGAGCAGCGCGTGGCTCAAGTCCTACGAGGCGAGGAACGTCGCCATCGGCCTTGCGCATGGCCTCTCGGGCAAGGCGCAGATCGGCAAGGGGATGTGGGCCGCGCCCGATCTGATGGGGCAGATGATGGTCGAGAAGGTCGGGCACCTCAAGGCGGGCGCGAACACCGCGTGGGTGCCGTCTCCCACCGCCGCGACGCTCCATGCGCTGCACTACCACCAGATCGACGTGTTCGAGGTGCAGAAGCACCTGCCCGAGCCCGCGGGCCTCGATGACCTGCTGGCGATTCCGCTGGCGGAGGGCGCGAACTGGTCTGCGGAGGAAGTGCGCGAAGAACTCGACAACAATTGCCAAGGCTTGCTTGGCTACGTCGTGCGCTGGATTGATCAGGGCGTGGGCTGTTCCAAGGTGCCCGACATCAACGATGTGGGCCTGATGGAAGACCGCGCGACCTTGCGCATCTCCTCGCAGCACATCGCCAACTGGCTGCTGCACGGTGTGATCACCGAGGCCCAGGTGATGGACTCGCTCACCCGCATGGCCGCCAAGGTCGACGCGCAGAACGCGGGCGACCCGCTTTATGTGCCGCTTACCGGCAACGAGGACGGTGCGGCCTTCAGTGCGGCGAAAGATCTGATCTTCAAGGGCGTGGAGCAGCCCAGCGGCTATACCGAACCGCTGCTGCACGCCTGGCGGCTCAGGAAGAAGGCGCTCTAA
- a CDS encoding hydrolase, with protein sequence MLTQVQAWSAINTGTANLAGLAAQAAALAEAFAALPGTVELVDPSPVTAIAADGSAFEKPHGQHMVVRVRPQANRRILLTGHMDTVFPADHPFQRQTWLDGETLNGPGVADMKGGIAVMLHALMAFEQTASAGSLGYDVLINSDEETGSLASAALIAELAAGKLAALTYEPAALPDGTLAHERGGTGNYSITFTGRSAHAGRNPHEGRNAIVAAADLILRLKALENDQITINPAKLEGGAANNVVPDHAVLRFNVRPKSTVAAEGFDHDLNALLRSIEVAHEVATHRHGGVTRPPKKVDARAQALFDLVRECGAELGQTIRWQSTGGVCDGNNIAACGVPVVDTMGVRGGAIHSPDEYLIVPSLAERAALSARVIERLAQGAIS encoded by the coding sequence ATGCTGACGCAGGTGCAAGCCTGGAGCGCGATCAACACCGGCACGGCGAATCTGGCCGGGCTGGCGGCGCAGGCCGCCGCGCTGGCCGAGGCTTTCGCCGCGCTTCCCGGCACCGTCGAACTGGTCGATCCGTCACCCGTCACCGCCATCGCCGCAGATGGCAGCGCGTTCGAAAAGCCCCACGGCCAGCATATGGTGGTGCGGGTGCGCCCGCAGGCGAATCGGCGGATCCTGCTGACCGGGCACATGGACACCGTGTTCCCCGCCGATCACCCCTTCCAGCGCCAGACCTGGCTGGATGGCGAAACACTGAACGGCCCCGGTGTCGCCGACATGAAGGGCGGCATCGCGGTGATGCTCCATGCGCTGATGGCGTTCGAACAGACCGCGAGCGCCGGATCGCTGGGCTATGATGTGCTGATCAACTCCGATGAGGAAACCGGCTCGCTTGCCAGCGCCGCGCTGATTGCCGAACTCGCCGCGGGCAAGCTAGCCGCGCTCACCTACGAGCCGGCCGCTCTCCCCGATGGCACGCTGGCGCACGAGCGCGGGGGGACGGGGAACTATTCGATCACGTTCACAGGCAGAAGCGCCCATGCCGGGCGCAACCCGCACGAAGGGCGCAATGCGATTGTCGCAGCGGCCGATCTGATCCTGCGGCTGAAGGCGCTGGAGAACGATCAGATCACCATCAATCCGGCCAAGCTCGAAGGCGGCGCCGCGAACAATGTCGTGCCCGACCATGCTGTGCTGCGCTTCAACGTGCGCCCCAAGAGCACCGTGGCCGCCGAGGGCTTCGATCACGATCTCAACGCTTTGCTGCGCAGCATTGAGGTGGCTCACGAAGTTGCCACCCACCGCCATGGCGGCGTCACCCGCCCGCCCAAGAAAGTCGATGCGCGCGCGCAAGCCCTGTTCGATCTCGTGCGGGAATGCGGCGCGGAACTTGGCCAGACGATCCGCTGGCAATCCACCGGCGGGGTGTGCGACGGCAACAATATCGCGGCCTGCGGCGTGCCCGTGGTCGACACCATGGGGGTGCGCGGCGGCGCGATCCATTCGCCGGACGAATATCTCATCGTCCCCAGTCTTGCCGAACGCGCAGCGCTTTCCGCCCGCGTGATCGAGCGCCTTGCTCAGGGAGCAATATCTTGA
- the rsmA gene encoding 16S rRNA (adenine(1518)-N(6)/adenine(1519)-N(6))-dimethyltransferase RsmA — MPDLPPIREVIARHGLAASKALGQNFLLDEQLLARIAALPGDLSGQPVLEVGPGPGGLTRALLRAGARVTAIEMDRRCLPALAELGESFPGQLTVIEGDALKLDHAQLMGGEPFHVLSNLPYNVGTALFVRWLGGEAWPPLWQSLTLMFQREVADRIVAVPDSDAYGRLAVLAQWRSQARLAMKVHRSAFTPPPKVMSAIVHVTPAAMPEGVSARMLERLTEAAFGQRRKMLRQSLKGVPGALEALANLGIDETRRAETVSVAEFVAVAKALS, encoded by the coding sequence GTGCCTGACCTTCCCCCCATCCGCGAGGTCATCGCCCGCCACGGCCTTGCCGCGTCCAAGGCGCTGGGGCAGAATTTCCTGCTCGACGAGCAACTGCTCGCGCGTATCGCTGCGCTGCCGGGTGACCTGTCGGGCCAGCCGGTGCTCGAAGTCGGCCCCGGCCCCGGCGGGCTGACGCGGGCGCTGCTGCGGGCAGGCGCGCGCGTGACGGCGATCGAAATGGATCGCCGCTGCCTGCCAGCGTTGGCCGAGCTGGGTGAGAGCTTTCCCGGGCAACTCACTGTTATCGAAGGCGACGCGCTGAAGCTCGATCACGCGCAGCTGATGGGCGGCGAGCCGTTCCACGTGCTCTCGAACCTGCCCTATAATGTCGGCACTGCGCTGTTCGTGCGCTGGCTGGGGGGTGAGGCGTGGCCTCCCCTGTGGCAGTCGCTCACCCTCATGTTCCAGCGCGAGGTCGCCGACCGGATCGTCGCCGTGCCCGATAGCGACGCCTATGGCCGCCTCGCCGTCCTCGCCCAGTGGCGCAGCCAGGCGCGGCTCGCGATGAAAGTCCACCGCAGCGCCTTCACCCCGCCCCCCAAGGTGATGAGCGCGATCGTCCACGTGACCCCCGCCGCCATGCCCGAGGGCGTCTCGGCGCGGATGCTCGAACGCCTCACGGAGGCCGCCTTCGGCCAGCGCCGCAAGATGCTGCGCCAGAGTTTGAAGGGCGTGCCGGGCGCGCTGGAGGCGCTGGCAAACCTCGGCATCGACGAAACGCGGCGGGCCGAGACGGTGAGTGTGGCAGAGTTTGTCGCCGTGGCGAAGGCGCTGAGTTAG
- a CDS encoding peptidylprolyl isomerase, which yields MKLLTKAMFARTGTALAVAGMIGLALAPVAAPAQTVAVPTADNPFGLPEDITLFGRADPDRRTVTAMVNGFVITGTDIDQRVALVTASSEAPIPPEEMLRLRVQVLRNLIDETLKIQAARAEEVEAKREEVEQTYQQLAAQNFGGDPKKMDDYLASIGSSATSLKRQIEGEVAWENLMRRKVIPFVNVSAEEVNDVLQRMKDAKGTDEYRLGEIYLPATTENRAAVLQNAQKIMEQLQQGGSFVAYARQYSQASSAVVGGDLGWLRLGQLPAQLAAAVRTMQAGQLQGPIEIPGGFSIIYLINKRQVLMPDPSESILSLKQISISFAPGVTQEQAEARVVEFGKFIESARGCGDIDAGAKAIGAEVVTNDQIKAANLPEQLRAIILNLQIGQATPPFGGIQEGVRVLMLCGRDDPADAGAPTFAAVMEQIEEERVNKRAQSYLRDLRNDAYIEYN from the coding sequence GTGAAGCTGTTGACCAAGGCGATGTTTGCCCGCACCGGAACTGCGTTGGCCGTGGCCGGCATGATCGGACTGGCGCTGGCGCCGGTGGCCGCACCCGCGCAGACCGTGGCAGTGCCCACGGCCGACAATCCGTTTGGCTTGCCTGAAGACATCACCCTGTTCGGCAGGGCCGATCCCGACCGCCGCACCGTGACTGCGATGGTCAACGGGTTCGTCATCACCGGCACCGATATCGACCAGCGCGTTGCGCTGGTGACCGCCTCTTCCGAAGCCCCGATCCCGCCAGAGGAAATGCTCCGCCTGCGCGTTCAGGTGCTGCGCAACCTGATCGACGAAACGCTCAAGATCCAGGCCGCAAGAGCCGAAGAGGTCGAGGCCAAGCGGGAGGAGGTCGAACAGACCTACCAGCAGCTCGCCGCGCAGAACTTTGGCGGTGATCCCAAGAAGATGGACGATTACCTCGCCTCCATCGGCTCGTCTGCGACCTCGCTCAAGCGGCAGATCGAGGGCGAAGTGGCGTGGGAAAACCTGATGCGCCGCAAGGTCATCCCCTTCGTCAACGTCTCGGCCGAAGAGGTCAATGACGTGCTCCAGCGGATGAAGGACGCCAAGGGCACCGATGAATACCGGCTTGGCGAAATCTATCTGCCTGCCACCACCGAGAACCGCGCAGCCGTGCTCCAGAACGCGCAGAAGATCATGGAGCAGCTGCAGCAGGGCGGCAGCTTCGTCGCCTATGCGCGCCAGTATTCGCAGGCGAGCAGCGCCGTGGTCGGCGGCGATCTGGGCTGGCTCCGGCTCGGCCAGCTGCCCGCACAGCTTGCAGCGGCGGTGCGCACCATGCAGGCCGGACAATTGCAGGGGCCGATCGAGATTCCCGGCGGTTTCTCGATCATCTACCTCATCAACAAGCGTCAGGTGCTGATGCCCGATCCGAGCGAATCGATCCTGAGCCTCAAGCAGATCTCGATCAGCTTCGCCCCCGGTGTGACGCAGGAACAGGCCGAAGCGCGGGTTGTCGAGTTCGGCAAGTTCATCGAAAGCGCGCGCGGTTGCGGCGATATTGATGCCGGCGCCAAGGCGATCGGCGCCGAAGTTGTGACCAACGACCAGATCAAGGCGGCCAACCTGCCCGAGCAGCTGCGCGCGATCATCCTCAATCTCCAGATCGGTCAGGCCACCCCGCCCTTCGGCGGCATTCAGGAAGGTGTGCGCGTGCTGATGCTGTGCGGGCGTGACGATCCGGCCGATGCCGGCGCCCCGACCTTTGCAGCGGTGATGGAGCAGATCGAGGAAGAGCGCGTCAACAAGCGCGCGCAAAGCTACCTGCGCGACCTGCGCAACGACGCCTACATCGAATACAACTGA
- a CDS encoding LPS-assembly protein LptD, which translates to MRVAATLLFAASPAALAAQMPAQAEAPAAAATADQPRQIDFEASELSYNNETETVTARGNVILRSEDRSVRADEVVWFRDTGKIIASGNIRLVDEAGNQLFTDQVELTEEFDTGAMSELLIALRAGGRLAARSATRGADGVAVLADAAYTACPVTDAEGCAQDPSWRITASRVAYDQKAGEIRFTGAMLELFGARILPLPGLGLRTDGKGASGFLVPDLRVTQVNGLELSGEYYLRVADNADLTLGAYVFSNVAPMASAKWRHLTEKGAYQATGYVTFSDRTTDLTGADSFQRDPRGYFDANGRFQFSPDWSLTGSIRLASDRTFLRRYDISRDDRLRSTINLERITDNSYFSIAGWATQTLRLNADQGQVPLALPAIDYRQKIADPVLGGNLMFQANSLALLRNDGQDTQRAFAGAQWDLKRLTGMGQVVTLTALVRGDVYNTNNVGATTTIAYRGTEGWTARGIATAAIDIEWPFVGEAFGGTQVFKPRLQLVASPKIRNLAVPNEDARAIDLEDSNLFALNRFPGYDRVEDGSRVTWGVDWELQRPGWRISSTIGQSFRLESLEPGLFPEGTGLSERVTDFVGRTEVRFKNLVSFTHRFRLDKDNFAVRRNEIDATIGSRRTYLEVGYLRLNRDIATVEDLRDREEVRAAARVAIGRKWSIFGSGVFNLTDEEEDPVFQPDGFQPIRTRLGVAYADDCIEFGATWRRDFIDAGDARRGNAFQVFFALRNLGFR; encoded by the coding sequence ATGCGTGTGGCTGCGACGCTGCTCTTTGCCGCCAGCCCTGCCGCGCTCGCCGCGCAGATGCCAGCGCAGGCCGAAGCCCCCGCCGCAGCGGCGACCGCGGATCAGCCGCGCCAGATCGACTTCGAAGCGAGCGAGCTCAGCTACAACAACGAGACCGAAACCGTCACCGCGCGCGGCAACGTCATCCTGCGCTCCGAAGACCGCTCGGTGCGCGCCGACGAGGTGGTGTGGTTCCGCGATACCGGCAAGATCATCGCCAGCGGCAATATCCGACTGGTCGATGAAGCCGGAAACCAGCTGTTCACCGATCAGGTCGAGTTGACCGAAGAATTCGACACCGGCGCGATGAGCGAATTGCTGATCGCGCTGCGCGCAGGCGGCCGCCTTGCTGCGCGATCCGCCACGCGCGGGGCCGATGGCGTCGCGGTGCTCGCGGATGCGGCCTATACCGCTTGCCCCGTGACCGATGCAGAGGGCTGCGCTCAGGATCCCAGCTGGCGGATCACCGCTTCCCGCGTCGCCTATGACCAGAAGGCGGGCGAAATCCGCTTTACCGGCGCCATGCTCGAACTGTTCGGCGCGCGCATCCTGCCCTTGCCGGGGCTTGGCCTCAGGACGGACGGCAAGGGCGCCTCGGGCTTTCTCGTCCCCGATCTGCGCGTCACGCAGGTCAACGGACTGGAGCTTTCCGGCGAATACTACCTGCGCGTTGCCGACAATGCCGATCTGACGCTGGGCGCCTATGTCTTTTCCAACGTCGCCCCGATGGCGAGCGCCAAGTGGCGGCACCTGACCGAAAAGGGCGCCTATCAGGCGACCGGCTACGTCACATTTTCCGACCGCACCACCGACCTCACCGGTGCCGACAGCTTTCAGCGCGATCCGCGCGGTTACTTCGATGCCAATGGCCGTTTCCAGTTTTCGCCCGACTGGAGCCTGACGGGATCAATCCGCCTCGCGTCCGACCGCACTTTCCTGCGCCGCTACGACATCAGCCGCGATGACCGGCTGCGTTCGACCATCAATCTCGAACGCATCACCGATAATTCCTATTTCTCGATCGCCGGTTGGGCGACCCAGACCCTGCGCCTCAACGCCGATCAGGGCCAGGTGCCGCTCGCCCTGCCGGCGATCGACTATCGCCAGAAAATTGCAGACCCCGTGCTGGGCGGGAATCTGATGTTCCAGGCCAACTCGCTCGCGCTGCTGCGCAATGACGGGCAGGACACCCAGCGCGCCTTTGCCGGAGCCCAGTGGGATCTGAAGCGGCTGACCGGGATGGGGCAGGTCGTCACCCTCACCGCACTGGTGCGCGGCGATGTCTACAACACCAACAATGTGGGGGCGACCACCACCATCGCCTATCGTGGCACCGAAGGCTGGACCGCGCGCGGCATCGCCACGGCGGCCATCGACATCGAATGGCCCTTCGTGGGTGAGGCCTTCGGCGGCACACAGGTGTTCAAGCCGCGCCTGCAACTGGTCGCCAGCCCCAAGATCCGCAATCTCGCGGTCCCCAATGAAGATGCCCGCGCGATTGATCTGGAGGATTCCAACCTCTTCGCCCTCAACCGCTTCCCCGGCTATGACCGGGTGGAAGACGGCAGCCGCGTGACATGGGGCGTCGACTGGGAATTGCAGCGCCCCGGCTGGCGGATCTCGTCGACCATCGGCCAATCCTTCCGGCTCGAAAGTCTCGAACCCGGCCTCTTCCCTGAAGGCACCGGCCTGTCCGAACGCGTCACCGATTTCGTCGGCCGCACCGAAGTGCGTTTCAAGAACCTCGTCAGCTTCACGCACCGCTTCCGGCTCGACAAGGACAATTTCGCAGTGCGCCGCAACGAGATCGACGCGACCATCGGATCGCGCCGCACCTATCTTGAAGTCGGCTATCTGCGCCTCAATCGCGACATCGCCACGGTCGAAGACCTGCGTGACCGCGAGGAGGTGCGCGCTGCTGCGCGTGTGGCAATCGGGCGCAAGTGGTCGATCTTCGGGTCGGGCGTCTTCAACCTCACCGACGAGGAGGAAGATCCGGTGTTCCAGCCGGACGGCTTCCAGCCGATCCGCACGCGCCTTGGCGTTGCCTATGCCGATGACTGCATCGAATTCGGCGCGACCTGGCGGCGCGATTTCATCGACGCGGGCGATGCGCGGCGCGGCAATGCGTTTCAGGTGTTCTTCGCCCTGCGGAATCTCGGCTTCCGTTAG
- the pdxA gene encoding 4-hydroxythreonine-4-phosphate dehydrogenase PdxA has protein sequence MTTPLAISLGDPAGIGPEVILGAWARLRAERRAPPAFVVGGPGLLQQSAEALGIDCPIVPIASPEEATFASAVGLPVLALLEGQWNPGHPSQDGARLALASLQWGTKCALAGAASGLVTAPVAKGALAAIGWHYPGQTEYLADACARPYRDAVMMLAGPSLRTVPLTVHIALAEVPALLSVELIVHKARIVAAGLRRDFGIADPRLAIAALNPHAGEGGQFGDEEARIIAPAIAALQAEGIAAFGPVPGDALFTPRARAGYDAALAMYHDQALIPIKALEVDEGVNVTLGLPIIRTSPDHGTAFDIAGKGVADPGAMAAAIVMAAEMAKARAAASA, from the coding sequence GTGACGACCCCGCTTGCGATAAGTCTGGGCGATCCGGCGGGGATCGGGCCTGAGGTGATCCTTGGCGCCTGGGCGCGGCTGCGGGCCGAACGCCGCGCGCCGCCCGCCTTCGTGGTCGGCGGGCCAGGACTGTTGCAGCAGTCGGCCGAAGCGCTCGGTATCGACTGCCCGATCGTGCCGATTGCCAGCCCCGAAGAGGCTACCTTCGCCAGTGCCGTCGGCCTGCCGGTTCTGGCGCTGCTGGAGGGGCAGTGGAACCCCGGCCACCCGTCGCAAGACGGCGCGCGCCTCGCGCTGGCCTCGCTGCAATGGGGCACGAAATGCGCGCTGGCAGGAGCGGCGAGCGGCTTGGTTACAGCGCCCGTTGCCAAGGGAGCACTGGCCGCCATCGGATGGCACTATCCGGGGCAGACTGAGTATCTCGCCGATGCCTGCGCCCGGCCCTATCGCGATGCCGTGATGATGCTGGCCGGGCCATCCCTGCGCACCGTGCCGCTCACCGTCCACATCGCGCTTGCCGAAGTGCCGGCGCTGCTTTCAGTCGAACTTATCGTCCACAAGGCGCGGATTGTAGCAGCCGGGCTGCGGCGCGATTTCGGCATTGCTGACCCGCGCCTCGCGATTGCAGCGCTCAATCCGCACGCGGGCGAAGGCGGGCAATTTGGTGACGAGGAAGCGCGCATCATCGCGCCCGCCATCGCCGCGCTGCAGGCCGAAGGGATCGCGGCCTTTGGCCCTGTCCCCGGCGATGCGCTGTTCACTCCGCGCGCCCGCGCCGGGTATGACGCGGCACTCGCGATGTACCACGATCAGGCGCTGATCCCGATCAAGGCGCTGGAGGTGGATGAGGGCGTCAACGTCACGCTCGGCCTGCCGATCATCCGCACCTCGCCCGATCACGGCACCGCCTTCGATATTGCGGGCAAGGGTGTGGCCGATCCCGGCGCGATGGCCGCCGCGATCGTGATGGCGGCTGAGATGGCGAAGGCACGGGCAGCAGCCAGTGCCTGA
- a CDS encoding arginine N-succinyltransferase has translation MTFRLRAARPADLEALYEMAKLTGGGFTNLPPDRAALRGKLERAEAAFAREDETLADEQFVLVLENARTGAVRGTCQLMTKVGQRWPFYSYRLNTLTQYSQELDRTVRAELLSLVTDLEGSSEVGGLFLHPNERAGGLGLLLARSRYLFVAMHRARFADRILAELRGIIDERGGSPFWDGVAGRFFGMSFQDADYFNAINGNQFIADLMPKHPVYIAMLNDDARSVIGVPHPTGRAAMRMLEDEGFRAEGYVDIFDGGPTMVAWTDNVTSVKNACEHPVTAVDASEGERAILATGRLGTFRACFGARVLDGAGGIAIDSASADLLDVCEGDMVWSVGR, from the coding sequence TTGACCTTCCGCCTGCGCGCTGCGCGCCCCGCCGATCTTGAGGCACTTTATGAAATGGCCAAACTGACGGGCGGGGGCTTCACCAACCTGCCGCCCGATCGCGCGGCGCTGCGCGGCAAGCTCGAACGGGCCGAGGCGGCTTTCGCCCGCGAGGACGAAACGCTCGCCGACGAGCAGTTCGTGCTGGTGCTGGAAAACGCCCGCACCGGGGCGGTGCGCGGCACCTGCCAGCTGATGACCAAGGTCGGCCAGCGCTGGCCGTTCTATTCCTATCGTCTCAACACCCTCACCCAGTATTCGCAGGAGCTTGACCGCACGGTGCGCGCCGAGCTCCTCAGCCTTGTCACCGACCTTGAGGGATCGAGCGAGGTTGGCGGGCTGTTCCTCCACCCCAATGAACGCGCCGGCGGCCTCGGCCTGCTGCTCGCCCGCTCACGCTATCTGTTCGTCGCCATGCACCGGGCGCGCTTTGCCGACCGCATCCTTGCCGAATTGCGCGGGATCATCGACGAGCGCGGCGGATCGCCTTTCTGGGACGGTGTCGCAGGGCGCTTCTTCGGGATGAGCTTCCAGGACGCGGACTATTTCAACGCGATCAACGGAAACCAGTTCATCGCCGACCTGATGCCCAAGCACCCGGTCTACATCGCCATGCTGAACGACGATGCCCGCTCTGTCATCGGGGTGCCCCATCCCACGGGCCGTGCCGCGATGCGGATGCTGGAGGACGAGGGCTTCCGCGCCGAGGGCTATGTCGACATCTTCGATGGCGGCCCGACGATGGTGGCCTGGACCGACAATGTCACGAGCGTCAAGAACGCCTGCGAACACCCCGTCACCGCAGTGGATGCAAGCGAGGGCGAGCGGGCGATCCTCGCCACCGGCAGGCTCGGCACGTTCCGCGCCTGCTTCGGCGCGCGGGTGCTGGACGGCGCCGGGGGCATCGCGATCGATTCGGCCAGCGCCGATCTGCTCGACGTGTGCGAGGGTGACATGGTGTGGAGCGTGGGGCGGTAG